The following nucleotide sequence is from Candidatus Jordarchaeales archaeon.
AGGTCTACGTTGTTAATTTGAAAGGGGAAAGCGTGCTGGGCGTTCCGGCAGTACCAAGGGTTGACATGCTCAGTGAAGTGCCAGAGTTAGGGGTTGTTGTTCTTCCACCCGACGCGGCTGTTGACGCTTTCTTCGAGCTTTCAGATATTGGTGTTAAGAGAGTGATCATGGCGTCTTCAGGCTTCTCAGAGGCTGGGTTGGAGGGAAAGGAGAGAGAGGAGGCGATCGTCGAGGAGGCGAGGAGGAAAGGGATCCGCATCCTAGGGCCGAACACCATTGGCTTGGTGAACTTTTCCGGGGGTTTCGCTCCAATGCTGACTCCGGTGAGAAAGTTTAGCGCTGGGAGTGTGAGCTATGTGGGGCATAGTGGGGGGTTGACGTGTGGTCTGGGTTGGTGGCAGCCAGAAGGGGTGCGGTTTAGCAAACTGGTCCATGTGGGAAACGCTTGCGATATCAGTGAGAGAGACGTTTTGGAGTACTTGTCGGCAGACAAGGAAACGAAGGTTATTCTTTGCCAGCTCTGCAGACTGACGGAGAGCGTCATGAGGGGGGTCGAGGAGGCTGCTAAAGCAAAGCCCGTTATCGTTCATTACATCCGTGGAGAATCCAGCGTTTTAGAGGATGTGGGTGCTATATGTGTTTCACATTACAGTGAGATGTTCGAGGCTGCAAGGGTGTTGCTAAGCAGAGTTCCTAGGGGGAACAAGGTTGCCGTTGTCGGCCCCTCTTCTGGAGCGATCTCAATAGTTACGTCTTGTTTTGAAAGATACGGCTTGGAGCTGGCCCGCCTTTCGGAGGGAACCGAAAAGGTTCTTAGGGAGAAGGTTTTAACGCCTCTTAGCCCGAGCGTCAATCCTGTTGATTACTGGCCTCCGTCGAGGCTGGATGGTGGGGAGGTAGGTGAGAAGAACAGTGTTGCTGTAAAAGCGCTTGTAGACGACGACGGAGTGGACATTGTGTTTGTGGTGCTGGAACTCATGGAGGAAATTGCCTTTGACGTTGAGGAGGCTTTTCGGGAGGCTGTTAAGTCAGGAAAAACGTTGATCGCCATCCTCCTTCAAGTGGAGGAGGGAGTTTCGAGAAGGGTGCAAAGGGGGTTAAAGAAGCTCAATATACCATACTTTTGGGATGCAGAAAGAGCTGTTAGAGTTGTGGGGGAGGTAGTTAAGTGGGTTAGGCGTAAAGCCTGCAAGGAGCAAAGCGTCGTCATGGTTGAATGAATGCCAGGATTAGGCTTTTAAGATGCCTCTTCTCAGGGCAAGCAAATGCACTGCGAGCGTAAAGAGAGGAGTTAAGGCTAGCATATATGGATCCTTCCGGTAGTTGTGTCTTAGGTGCGCGAACCTAGTTGCGTGCTTGCACATCCATCCTTTGAGGGAGAGGGGGATTTTGTTGACAGGCAAACGCTTCCTGAAGACGTAGTAGTAGGAGGCCATTGTGCTCCACTTTACTGCTTCCATGGAGTACTTTGTGGCTCCTAGGGTGAATGGGGCTATTAGGAGGGCCGCTGTGGAGAGGAGGAGGTTCATGGCGAGGCTTTTAACCAACTGCAATGGGCTGGGGGTTCGAGGAGGGGGGAGCTCGGCTTCTCCGTAAACCACCTTTGCTCCGTTGAACGCGCTGCTGAGAACTAGCTTTGATGGGGCTAGAAGGGCGGACATCACGCGGCTGAGCGAGAATATAGAGGAAAAGTCGCCTTTCCTCAGGTCCTCTTCACGGCAGACGAAAAAGGATTTGAACATTCCTGTCTTCATATTAACAGCATCAAGAACTTTTTCGATAAACGGAGAAGGGGGTTCAGCTTTTTCAATCCCTCTTAGGGCTGCTGCCACCTTCTTGA
It contains:
- a CDS encoding CoA-binding protein; translated protein: MLDEFFNPTSVVIVGGSPVDRKFGHQIIKNIVSLGFRGKVYVVNLKGESVLGVPAVPRVDMLSEVPELGVVVLPPDAAVDAFFELSDIGVKRVIMASSGFSEAGLEGKEREEAIVEEARRKGIRILGPNTIGLVNFSGGFAPMLTPVRKFSAGSVSYVGHSGGLTCGLGWWQPEGVRFSKLVHVGNACDISERDVLEYLSADKETKVILCQLCRLTESVMRGVEEAAKAKPVIVHYIRGESSVLEDVGAICVSHYSEMFEAARVLLSRVPRGNKVAVVGPSSGAISIVTSCFERYGLELARLSEGTEKVLREKVLTPLSPSVNPVDYWPPSRLDGGEVGEKNSVAVKALVDDDGVDIVFVVLELMEEIAFDVEEAFREAVKSGKTLIAILLQVEEGVSRRVQRGLKKLNIPYFWDAERAVRVVGEVVKWVRRKACKEQSVVMVE
- a CDS encoding nucleotidyltransferase domain-containing protein; its protein translation is MNEASCEKMAIRLVDFVSKIAGESSVSSVIFFGSVLDGGMSPLSDVDVLIVLKSGDKGIVKKVAAALRGIEKAEPPSPFIEKVLDAVNMKTGMFKSFFVCREEDLRKGDFSSIFSLSRVMSALLAPSKLVLSSAFNGAKVVYGEAELPPPRTPSPLQLVKSLAMNLLLSTAALLIAPFTLGATKYSMEAVKWSTMASYYYVFRKRLPVNKIPLSLKGWMCKHATRFAHLRHNYRKDPYMLALTPLFTLAVHLLALRRGILKA